Genomic DNA from Desulfuromonas acetexigens:
CGAAGCCGACCATCGACGGCGTGGTGCGGGCCCCTTCCGAGTTGGCGATGACGACCGGCTCGCCGCCTTCCATGACCGCCACGCACGAGTTGGTGGTCCCGAGGTCGATACCGATGACTTTACCCATAATGATTTCCTCCTTGTGTTGAGCCCTTTTAACGGGTGATTTTTTGTGGATTGAGCAGGACGGCTAGGCGGCGGGCGCCTTGGCCACCATGACCAGGGTGGGGCGCAGCAGCCGGCCGTTGAGCTGGTAGCCCTTCTGCAGCTCTTTCACCACGGTATTCGCCGGATGTTCGGCGCTTTCCAGCTGTCCCATTGCTTCGTGCCAGGCCGGATCGAAGGGCGCGCCTTCCGCCTGGATCGGGGTGACGCCAAATTTTTCCAGGCTTTTAGCAAAGAGACCGAGGGTCATCTCCACCCCCTGACGCAAACTTTCCTCCCCCGCGCCGCCTTCCTGGCGGGCGTGTTCGAGAGCCCGTTCCAGGTTGTC
This window encodes:
- the grpE gene encoding nucleotide exchange factor GrpE, which gives rise to MAKKSEHLKEQPQPISEEAPAEETEETGAAEAGEGAPALEEQLAAAQEEARKNWDLYLRERADLENFRRRAQKEKEDLARFANENILKELLPVLDNLERALEHARQEGGAGEESLRQGVEMTLGLFAKSLEKFGVTPIQAEGAPFDPAWHEAMGQLESAEHPANTVVKELQKGYQLNGRLLRPTLVMVAKAPAA